Proteins from a genomic interval of Gossypium hirsutum isolate 1008001.06 chromosome A09, Gossypium_hirsutum_v2.1, whole genome shotgun sequence:
- the LOC107928575 gene encoding serine/threonine-protein kinase STY13, with protein MDLKTGEEDNGIKAPKRQDGLEGGGNSKMKGNGSISGKDMIFRADQIDLKSLDMQLEKHLSRVWSRNIEKQRLAEEWEIDLAKLDLRNVIAHGTYGTVYRATYDNQDVAVKLLDWGEDGIATTAETAALRASFRQEVAVWHKLDHPNVTKFIGASMGTSNLKIPSKNPSADNHNPLPSRACCVVVEYLPGGTLKQYLIRNRRKKLAFKIVVQLALDLARGLSYLHSRKIVHRDVKTENMLLDGHINLKIADFGVARVEAQNPRDMTGETGTLGYMAPEVLEGKPYNRTCDVYSFGICLWEIYCCDMPYPDLSFADVSSAVVRQNLRPDIPRCCPNSLANIMKKCWDANPEKRPAMDEVVRMLEAVNTSRGGGMIPDDQTPTCLCLVSPRGP; from the exons ATGGATTTGAAAACTGGTGAGGAAGATAATGGTATCAAGGCACCAAAGAGACAAGATGGACTAGAAGGAGGTGGAAATTCAAAGATGAAGGGCAATGGAAGCATTAGTGGCAAAGACATGATCTTTAGAGCTgatcaaattgatttaaaaagcctGGACATGCAGCTGGAGAAGCACCTGAGCCGAGTTTGGTCTAGGAACATTGAGAAACAAAGGCTAGCTGAGGAATGGGAGATTGATTTGGCTAAGTTGGATTTAAGGAATGTTATAGCTCATGGCACCTATGGGACTGTTTATCGTGCCACTTATGATAATCAAGATGTTGCAG TTAAGCTGCTGGACTGGGGCGAGGATGGTATCGCCACAACTGCTGAAACTGCTGCTCTACGAGCATCATTTCGGCAAGAGGTTGCTGTTTGGCACAAGCTTGATCATCCTAATGTTACAAAG TTTATAGGGGCCTCAATGGGAACTTCAAACCTTAAGATTCCTTCGAAAAATCCTTCGGCTGACAATCACAATCCCCTTCCCTCTAGAGCATGCTGTGTTGTTGTCGAGTATCTCCCTGGTGGCACACTGAAACAATACTTGATAAGAAATAGGCGAAAGAAACTCGCATTTAAGATTGTGGTCCAACTTGCTCTGGACCTTGCCAGAGG TCTCAGCTACCTGCACTCGAGAAAGATTGTACATCGTGATGTCAAAACAGAGAACATGTTGCTAGATGGtcatataaaccttaaaattgcaGATTTTGGTGTTGCACGCGTTGAAGCTCAGAATCCACGAGACATGACAGGTGAAACCGGTACTCTCGGCTATATGGCCCCTGAG GTTCTTGAAGGTAAACCCTACAACAGAACATGTGATGTCTACAGCTTTGGCATTTGCTTGTGGGAAATTTATTGCTGCGATATGCCTTATCCGGACCTTAGCTTTGCCGATGTGTCATCTGCTGTTGTTCGACAG AATCTACGACCAGATATCCCGAGATGCTGCCCGAATTCTTTAGCGAACATCATGAAAAAATGTTGGGATGCGAATCCGGAGAAACGTCCTGCAATGGATGAGGTTGTGAGAATGCTAGAAGCTGTTAATACAAGCAGAGGAGGAGGGATGATACCGGACGACCAAACGCCAACTTGCTTATGTTTAGTCTCGCCTCGTGGTCCATGA